A genomic segment from uncultured Alistipes sp. encodes:
- a CDS encoding GNAT family N-acetyltransferase has translation MNNNSISVVFADSSHAHYAPRICQLIYESALQRGTGIAKRSPEYIAAKMTGGKAVVALDGEKLVGFSYIECWGHGDFVATSGLIVDPEYRHMGLAEQIKRRTFELARRRFPYAKLFSITTSLPVMKLNSRMGYVPVTFSELTEDEEFWKGCEGCCNYDILQRNNRRMCLCTGMLYDPAKEPPQKHSRFAPYVMFLKNKIKKIFHLK, from the coding sequence ATGAATAACAACTCAATCAGCGTCGTTTTTGCCGACTCGTCGCACGCGCACTACGCTCCGCGTATCTGCCAGCTGATCTACGAGTCCGCATTGCAGCGGGGAACGGGTATCGCCAAGCGGTCCCCGGAGTACATCGCTGCAAAAATGACCGGTGGCAAGGCCGTCGTGGCGCTGGACGGTGAAAAACTGGTCGGGTTCAGCTACATCGAGTGCTGGGGGCATGGCGACTTCGTCGCAACCTCCGGCCTGATCGTCGACCCCGAGTACCGGCACATGGGACTCGCGGAGCAGATCAAACGACGAACCTTCGAACTGGCCCGACGACGATTCCCGTATGCCAAGTTATTCAGTATCACTACGTCGCTCCCCGTCATGAAACTCAATTCACGCATGGGATACGTCCCCGTCACCTTCTCCGAACTGACCGAGGACGAGGAGTTCTGGAAGGGTTGCGAAGGCTGCTGCAACTACGACATCCTCCAGCGAAACAACCGTCGCATGTGTCTCTGCACCGGAATGCTCTACGACCCTGCCAAGGAGCCGCCTCAGAAGCACTCCCGTTTCGCCCCCTACGTCATGTTCCTCAAGAACAAAATCAAAAAAATCTTCCATCTGAAATAA